A region of Thermococcus barossii DNA encodes the following proteins:
- a CDS encoding flavin reductase family protein — protein sequence MKPYRLLYPMRTYLVVAGRGRGTNVMAADWVTIVSAKPFMVGVAIAPERYTWKLIREHREFVVSVPGLDMLNDVWVVGTKHGPEKLRKTSIEFVPSKAVETPGIKGALANIECRVVDERTYGDHTWFVGEVVASSYREDAFSGDSPRIGAGFLAHASWTDFVTFEKRLYRPGS from the coding sequence ATGAAGCCCTACAGGCTTCTCTATCCTATGAGGACGTACCTTGTGGTGGCTGGTAGGGGCAGGGGGACGAACGTCATGGCCGCCGATTGGGTTACCATCGTTTCGGCCAAGCCCTTCATGGTGGGTGTGGCGATAGCGCCTGAGAGGTACACCTGGAAGCTGATCAGGGAGCATCGCGAGTTCGTGGTGAGCGTTCCTGGCTTGGACATGCTCAACGATGTCTGGGTGGTCGGCACGAAACACGGCCCTGAAAAGCTGAGGAAGACGTCCATTGAGTTCGTACCATCAAAGGCCGTTGAGACACCGGGCATAAAAGGTGCCCTCGCCAATATTGAGTGCAGGGTCGTGGACGAGAGAACCTACGGGGACCACACCTGGTTCGTGGGAGAGGTGGTGGCCAGCTCTTACCGGGAAGACGCCTTCAGCGGGGACAGTCCCAGAATCGGGGCTGGATTCCTTGCCCATGCTTCGTGGACGGACTTCGTGACCTTTGAGAAACGGTTGTACAGGCCGGGCTCGTAG
- a CDS encoding DEAD/DEAH box helicase, with protein sequence MTDTHSQLRTVYHKIIKAEVDKYNNIKSLKNLFLEREEIENVAGNQDILNELIKRGYILEFTVDGRKLYRSLHMDIASRAAYGVKPYRGASGRVMEKDIMYKEEPILPRDYVKFLDNANEQYKELRKKVKDILKEEKLVEAFFKGLHDSGIRGLTAYQFESIMKILTSDKRFFLVSAPTGFGKTYVYLLVVLIDVLKQVSGNKKGVKAVLFYPRKSLEADQMSDIIKVLDNVNRYLDKKIRVGIYDGSTPEDTKDITERQEFRGIALNIPGKLERLYLSSEGGKVIVESDSGRKFDWILSTKKDMRENPPDVLITNLWSYAHALTNPKRWEKKYINPETAWFVFDEVHVYRENMAGVLRYLLKMLSTDVSQNAKFILSSATIPKSREFLRDLGVNGYLDLTFRKEEYNKYANGTKLNLYLMLALRPDSSWETFAHELGLFLGAIGTLRGNSPQSIIFVDSIREIERIRNQLEVASRRGKIRSHFFNNNGTQVEEIDPYSLVPYAKGALSPSNIDILENKVLENIDYHYADRADRHRVEERLKNGNVSVVYATSTLELGVNYNKVSVVVNLGIPRSVESIVQRMGRAGRDLESTLNTALGIVIVRPTPMEYYYAYKGLDYIINFENSKGIPISYNNHFAILFSALLRTMLLGAKSGRGYYVRNPKFEEVLELAMRIWEEYIQNRDEILKGLELPVDSKMQIEELIGNLMETLNKLPVKSVESRCLASKRLSELLEGISRTHEKIENLEELLDELERLIWRVIEENPELDNSKVYKETIDKFWRTLEEARKTINEWKKLQKEIDEERVDLIRASEKANELLTERLEHLLIKLRNRANELRKAAENLKGRNYERVKKLKERRSELDELKEYLNKLRRERIEKVLDELSGTQEQPIAPFVCETIKYLRDLAADSDVVNGLNVVEVLLGIKFLGNEFLDKKVNTGIWIPEELRTGHDGRLKYKYKNLKEYSFSSVVYRVPPFELGTIPWESPEQKEITDIIGGRYAWLLYPEDGIRIISSKRDKYLESIMKTYRLGAGTSEHFGSFYDVSRIDFIDLLTLSSPVLIKITIPDERKELYIKYGSWKVRDVKSINELVRSLHREENNTKKQGLKKRVITGLNNLKTLYSQKQPNDGAGIKFNYIRYCELGRVISTDPFDFDCPVRRLKKYEERCPYESVDNNGKCRYWITNKRRTFPKVYLKRHVKLPKTLENRISSMLSGVVSMIPVPYYELSETPAHFIYDTVSIYVPISPIESVERSFRVYPIGYDAITSMIALSFNPKFLETIIRWIYANDQETLEVMAYKYYIYRVVKQKGLFGIDVSSLGDIKDMKEKLKKVKWWDFNENREEIGKFLQFSLKVLLHSLAHRFIVYLTNTYGFDESKLTYSINENEGRVYIVENSKNDGIGIVETFSSEIRTRGEAIVFVEFLRDMVKFFKRHDERVRREMLTFSIEAEKEILSSPESQELLRKVEEKLNKELKDNEIDPKKMDYITYRFLLKDVLNEREGELIGNVLDYTQTPHICYDGCNLCLYFGRDCTEATTQQYTLSKRLLVRFAEAILGGCITFDTIRGFEHLLKGFTEGAKTVYMNVAFVDDEGIRLLKEIQSSGAKVRINTRGNDRKPQIIKELKKELGSENVKKIEVPDHKKVYQIEYKGGIIQSLIISGSPNLLRSSLRENRENVTIVFHVGG encoded by the coding sequence ATGACCGATACTCACTCACAACTAAGAACAGTTTATCACAAAATTATAAAGGCCGAAGTCGATAAGTACAACAACATCAAGAGCCTCAAGAACCTCTTCCTTGAAAGAGAGGAAATCGAAAATGTCGCTGGCAATCAGGATATTCTAAATGAGCTTATAAAAAGAGGTTATATTCTAGAGTTCACAGTCGATGGCCGGAAACTCTACCGCTCACTCCACATGGACATAGCCTCAAGGGCAGCCTACGGTGTTAAGCCCTACCGGGGTGCGAGCGGAAGGGTAATGGAAAAAGACATTATGTACAAAGAAGAACCTATACTACCAAGAGATTACGTGAAGTTTCTAGACAATGCCAATGAACAATACAAAGAGTTAAGGAAGAAAGTTAAGGATATCCTGAAGGAAGAGAAGCTCGTTGAAGCCTTTTTCAAAGGACTCCACGATTCTGGCATAAGAGGTCTCACCGCCTACCAATTCGAGAGCATAATGAAAATACTAACGTCAGATAAAAGGTTCTTCCTCGTCTCAGCACCCACTGGTTTCGGCAAGACCTATGTCTACCTCCTTGTCGTCCTAATAGACGTACTAAAGCAGGTTTCGGGGAACAAGAAAGGTGTCAAGGCAGTTCTCTTTTATCCCAGAAAGTCCCTAGAAGCAGACCAGATGTCAGACATTATCAAAGTTCTCGACAACGTGAACAGATATCTCGACAAGAAGATAAGGGTTGGGATATATGATGGGAGCACACCAGAAGACACAAAAGATATCACTGAAAGACAGGAATTCCGGGGAATTGCTCTTAACATCCCTGGAAAACTCGAAAGGCTCTACCTCAGCTCAGAGGGCGGAAAAGTCATCGTTGAGTCTGATTCAGGTAGAAAGTTTGATTGGATACTATCTACAAAAAAGGATATGCGGGAGAACCCACCCGATGTACTTATCACCAACCTCTGGAGCTATGCCCACGCCCTCACAAACCCAAAAAGGTGGGAAAAGAAGTACATAAACCCTGAAACCGCTTGGTTCGTCTTCGACGAGGTTCACGTTTATCGGGAGAATATGGCTGGCGTCCTGCGCTACCTGCTCAAGATGCTCTCGACTGACGTGAGCCAAAACGCAAAGTTCATACTTTCCTCGGCTACTATACCAAAGAGCAGAGAGTTCCTAAGGGATCTTGGAGTAAACGGTTATTTGGACTTAACTTTCAGGAAGGAAGAATACAACAAGTACGCGAACGGCACTAAGCTCAACCTCTATCTCATGCTAGCCCTGAGACCAGACTCCTCTTGGGAAACCTTTGCTCACGAGCTAGGCCTCTTCCTAGGAGCGATAGGGACACTAAGAGGCAACTCACCTCAGTCGATAATCTTCGTTGATTCGATCAGGGAGATAGAGCGCATAAGAAACCAGCTCGAAGTCGCATCGAGAAGGGGAAAGATAAGGAGTCACTTCTTTAACAATAATGGTACGCAGGTTGAAGAGATCGATCCATACAGCCTGGTTCCCTATGCAAAGGGCGCTTTATCACCTTCGAACATCGATATCCTCGAGAATAAAGTCCTTGAAAACATTGACTACCACTACGCGGACAGAGCTGACAGACACAGGGTAGAAGAAAGGCTCAAGAACGGGAATGTTAGTGTCGTCTATGCGACTTCAACTCTCGAGCTCGGTGTCAACTACAATAAGGTCTCAGTTGTCGTTAACCTTGGAATCCCCCGCTCTGTGGAAAGCATCGTTCAGAGAATGGGCAGGGCGGGGAGAGATTTAGAAAGCACTCTCAATACCGCCCTCGGCATAGTGATTGTCCGGCCAACACCTATGGAGTACTACTACGCCTACAAAGGACTTGACTATATCATAAACTTCGAAAATAGCAAAGGCATTCCCATCTCCTATAACAATCATTTTGCCATCCTCTTTTCAGCCCTGCTGCGCACCATGCTCCTTGGAGCCAAAAGCGGCAGAGGATACTATGTCAGGAACCCAAAATTCGAGGAAGTTCTTGAGCTCGCAATGAGGATATGGGAAGAATATATCCAAAACAGAGACGAGATACTCAAGGGACTTGAGCTACCTGTTGACTCCAAAATGCAGATAGAAGAACTTATAGGAAACCTTATGGAGACTCTCAACAAACTTCCAGTCAAAAGTGTGGAGTCAAGGTGCCTAGCTAGCAAGAGACTCTCAGAGCTCTTGGAGGGAATTTCCCGTACCCATGAAAAGATTGAAAACTTAGAAGAGCTCCTTGATGAGTTGGAGAGACTCATCTGGAGAGTAATAGAAGAAAACCCGGAGTTAGATAACAGTAAGGTCTACAAAGAAACTATCGATAAGTTCTGGAGGACCCTTGAAGAAGCAAGAAAAACTATCAATGAGTGGAAGAAACTCCAAAAGGAAATAGACGAGGAGAGGGTTGACCTCATAAGGGCGTCGGAAAAGGCGAACGAGCTGCTAACGGAACGTCTTGAACATCTCCTCATCAAGCTAAGAAACCGTGCCAACGAATTACGCAAAGCCGCAGAGAATCTAAAAGGAAGAAACTATGAGAGAGTTAAGAAACTCAAAGAGCGGAGATCTGAACTGGACGAACTAAAGGAGTATCTCAACAAGCTCAGACGAGAACGGATAGAAAAGGTTCTCGATGAACTGAGCGGAACTCAGGAGCAGCCCATAGCACCATTTGTCTGCGAGACAATAAAGTATCTACGAGATCTCGCCGCAGATTCAGACGTCGTTAATGGCCTCAATGTTGTAGAGGTTCTTCTGGGCATAAAGTTCCTTGGGAATGAGTTCCTTGATAAGAAGGTCAATACCGGAATCTGGATTCCAGAAGAGCTTAGAACAGGCCACGACGGGAGGCTTAAGTACAAGTACAAGAACCTGAAGGAATACTCGTTTTCTTCGGTGGTTTATAGGGTACCCCCCTTCGAGCTAGGTACAATACCCTGGGAATCCCCAGAACAGAAGGAAATAACCGACATTATCGGCGGAAGATATGCGTGGCTACTCTATCCTGAGGATGGTATCAGAATAATCAGCAGCAAGAGGGACAAATACCTTGAGAGTATAATGAAAACATACCGCTTAGGAGCAGGAACCTCAGAGCACTTCGGCAGCTTTTACGACGTGAGCAGGATAGACTTCATAGACTTGCTCACCTTAAGTTCCCCAGTACTCATCAAGATTACTATCCCGGACGAGAGAAAGGAGCTATACATAAAGTACGGCTCGTGGAAAGTAAGGGATGTCAAGTCCATAAACGAGCTCGTCAGGTCACTCCACAGAGAGGAGAACAACACTAAGAAACAAGGCCTCAAGAAGAGAGTGATAACGGGGCTAAACAACCTCAAGACTCTTTATTCTCAGAAACAACCAAATGATGGTGCCGGAATAAAGTTCAACTATATTCGCTACTGCGAGTTGGGGAGAGTCATTTCGACCGATCCCTTCGACTTTGACTGTCCGGTAAGAAGGCTAAAAAAGTATGAGGAGAGGTGTCCCTACGAGAGTGTAGACAATAATGGCAAGTGCCGCTACTGGATAACCAACAAGAGAAGAACTTTCCCGAAGGTCTATCTTAAAAGGCACGTAAAGCTTCCGAAGACGCTTGAGAACCGGATCAGCTCAATGCTAAGTGGAGTTGTCTCAATGATCCCAGTACCATACTACGAGCTCTCAGAGACTCCAGCACACTTTATCTACGACACTGTCTCCATCTACGTACCGATCAGTCCAATTGAGTCCGTAGAGAGAAGTTTTAGGGTGTATCCAATAGGCTACGACGCTATCACCTCAATGATAGCCCTTAGCTTTAACCCCAAGTTCTTAGAGACTATAATTCGCTGGATCTACGCGAACGACCAAGAGACACTGGAAGTTATGGCCTACAAGTACTACATCTATAGGGTCGTCAAGCAAAAAGGCCTATTCGGCATCGACGTATCATCTCTTGGAGACATCAAAGACATGAAGGAGAAACTCAAAAAGGTTAAGTGGTGGGACTTCAATGAAAACAGGGAAGAAATCGGGAAGTTCCTCCAGTTCTCACTTAAAGTCCTACTCCACTCGCTCGCCCACAGGTTCATCGTTTATCTCACCAACACATACGGCTTCGACGAGAGTAAACTTACTTACTCAATAAATGAGAACGAGGGAAGGGTCTACATCGTCGAGAACTCAAAGAATGATGGTATCGGCATAGTAGAGACCTTCTCAAGCGAGATAAGGACACGTGGCGAAGCCATAGTCTTCGTTGAATTCCTACGGGACATGGTCAAGTTCTTCAAGAGACACGACGAGAGAGTTAGGAGAGAGATGCTGACTTTCTCAATCGAAGCAGAGAAAGAGATACTCAGTAGTCCAGAGAGTCAGGAGCTCTTGAGAAAAGTCGAAGAAAAGCTCAACAAGGAACTGAAAGATAACGAGATAGACCCCAAGAAGATGGACTACATAACATATAGGTTCCTGCTCAAGGATGTCCTCAACGAGCGAGAAGGGGAGCTCATAGGGAACGTGCTCGATTACACCCAAACTCCCCACATATGCTACGATGGATGCAACCTCTGTCTCTACTTCGGCAGGGACTGTACTGAGGCGACCACGCAGCAGTATACCCTCTCCAAGCGCCTTCTCGTTAGGTTTGCCGAGGCTATCCTTGGAGGATGCATAACGTTTGACACCATAAGGGGATTCGAACATCTCCTGAAGGGTTTCACCGAAGGGGCGAAGACTGTCTACATGAACGTCGCCTTTGTGGATGATGAAGGAATCAGGCTCCTGAAGGAAATCCAGTCAAGCGGCGCCAAGGTTAGGATAAACACCAGAGGTAATGATAGGAAACCACAGATAATCAAGGAGCTGAAGAAAGAGCTCGGAAGTGAGAACGTGAAGAAAATCGAAGTGCCTGACCACAAGAAGGTTTATCAGATTGAATATAAAGGGGGCATAATACAGAGCCTAATAATATCCGGCTCACCAAACCTCCTACGGAGCAGCCTCAGGGAGAACAGGGAGAACGTGACAATAGTATTCCACGTAGGGGGATGA
- a CDS encoding acetate--CoA ligase family protein — protein sequence MDFFFYPSSVAVFGSFRKGAIAYEILRNIVEGGFEGRIVPVNPKGGTVEVAGRTFQIRERLDEPVDTAIIVVPAKIVPDLIDEIGPLIKGAVVISAGFSEVGNEELERRLVEKARKHGVRLIGPNCAGIFGVHGKFFGSFEVRVKLGGLALISQSGAFGGAALAMGNDEGIGFSAFVSYGNATDLNESDFLEYFADDENTKVIALYIEGVKDGRRFLKALRYAASKKPVIILKAGKSAGGARAAASHTGSLAGSYEIYRAAFKQAGAIEVEEMEELFDAAKAFEMYSTAGKRVAVITNSGGPGVLATDKLERLGLQIAELSDETVEELRSFLPPQCSVRNPIDLIADADYERYKRTIEIACKDKNVDSILVICVPPIFIPSEEIAKAVIDAECNKPVVVNFMAGELVREGVKLLEEHGVKNFPTPERAAKAIAWLARR from the coding sequence ATGGATTTTTTCTTTTATCCATCCAGCGTTGCGGTGTTCGGCTCTTTCAGGAAGGGGGCCATAGCCTACGAAATCCTGAGGAACATCGTTGAGGGTGGCTTTGAAGGGAGGATAGTACCTGTCAACCCGAAGGGTGGAACCGTTGAGGTCGCAGGGAGAACCTTCCAGATCCGTGAGAGGCTCGATGAGCCGGTTGATACCGCCATAATTGTGGTTCCGGCCAAGATAGTGCCGGATCTCATCGACGAGATTGGGCCCCTCATCAAGGGCGCTGTGGTGATAAGCGCCGGCTTCTCCGAGGTTGGGAACGAAGAGCTGGAACGCAGGCTGGTTGAGAAAGCCCGGAAGCACGGCGTTCGCCTGATAGGTCCAAACTGCGCCGGGATCTTCGGCGTCCACGGGAAGTTCTTCGGCTCCTTCGAGGTTCGGGTCAAGTTGGGGGGATTGGCTCTCATCAGCCAGAGTGGGGCCTTTGGGGGGGCAGCTTTAGCTATGGGCAACGACGAGGGGATAGGCTTCTCTGCCTTCGTTTCCTACGGAAACGCCACCGATTTAAACGAGAGCGACTTCCTGGAGTACTTCGCCGACGATGAGAACACGAAGGTCATCGCTCTTTACATCGAGGGGGTTAAGGACGGGAGGCGCTTCCTCAAAGCCCTCCGCTACGCTGCATCCAAAAAGCCGGTGATAATCCTCAAGGCAGGGAAGAGCGCTGGCGGTGCCAGGGCGGCCGCTTCCCACACCGGCTCTCTGGCCGGCTCCTATGAAATCTACCGCGCGGCCTTCAAGCAGGCGGGAGCCATAGAGGTCGAGGAGATGGAGGAACTCTTCGACGCCGCAAAGGCCTTCGAGATGTATTCAACGGCCGGAAAGCGGGTGGCCGTTATAACCAACTCCGGCGGACCGGGCGTTCTGGCAACGGACAAGCTTGAGAGGCTTGGCCTCCAGATTGCAGAGCTGAGCGATGAGACCGTCGAGGAGCTTCGCTCCTTCCTCCCGCCCCAGTGCTCCGTGAGGAACCCGATAGACCTCATAGCCGACGCCGACTACGAGCGCTACAAGAGAACCATCGAGATCGCCTGCAAAGACAAGAACGTCGATTCCATCCTCGTCATCTGTGTACCGCCGATTTTCATACCGAGCGAGGAGATAGCCAAAGCCGTCATCGACGCCGAGTGCAACAAGCCTGTTGTGGTCAACTTCATGGCCGGCGAGCTGGTCAGGGAAGGCGTAAAGCTCCTTGAGGAGCACGGCGTAAAGAACTTCCCCACGCCAGAGCGCGCGGCCAAAGCCATTGCCTGGCTCGCAAGGCGCTGA
- a CDS encoding bifunctional N(6)-L-threonylcarbamoyladenine synthase/serine/threonine protein kinase, protein MIALGIEGTAHTLGVGIVTEEKVLANVFHTLTTEKGGIHPKEAAEHHSKLLKPLLRKALGEAGITMEDVDVIAFSQGPGLGPCLRVVATAARALAIKYGKPIIGVNHCIAHVEITKMFGIKDPVGLYVSGGNTQVLALEGGRYRVFGETLDIGIGNAIDTFARELGIGFPGGPRIERLALKGERYIELPYAVKGMDLSFSGILTEAVRKYRTGKYRVEDLAYSFQETAFAALVEVTERALAHTGKDEVVLVGGVAANNRLREMLRIMAEDRGVSFFVPPYDLCRDNGAMIAYTGLRMYLGGVRFSLNDTVVKQKFRTDEVEVVWD, encoded by the coding sequence ATGATAGCGTTAGGCATAGAGGGTACGGCCCACACTCTCGGAGTAGGCATAGTTACCGAGGAGAAGGTTCTCGCCAACGTATTCCACACTCTCACCACAGAGAAGGGCGGAATCCACCCGAAGGAGGCCGCCGAACATCATTCGAAACTCCTCAAGCCCCTCCTCAGGAAGGCCCTTGGCGAGGCAGGAATAACGATGGAGGACGTCGATGTGATAGCCTTCTCCCAGGGACCGGGGCTTGGGCCCTGTCTTCGCGTCGTTGCGACCGCCGCGAGGGCGCTGGCGATAAAATATGGGAAGCCCATAATAGGAGTGAACCACTGCATAGCCCATGTCGAGATAACCAAGATGTTCGGGATTAAAGACCCCGTTGGACTGTATGTCAGCGGGGGCAACACGCAGGTTCTGGCTTTGGAAGGCGGCCGCTACCGCGTCTTCGGCGAGACCCTCGACATAGGCATCGGCAACGCGATAGACACCTTCGCTAGGGAGCTTGGCATAGGCTTCCCCGGAGGACCGAGGATAGAGAGGCTCGCATTGAAGGGCGAGCGCTACATCGAGCTCCCTTACGCTGTGAAGGGAATGGACCTGAGCTTCTCCGGAATCCTCACCGAGGCCGTGAGAAAGTACAGGACGGGTAAATACCGCGTCGAGGACCTGGCCTACTCCTTCCAGGAGACGGCTTTTGCGGCCCTGGTTGAGGTTACCGAGAGGGCCCTGGCTCATACGGGCAAGGATGAGGTAGTGCTCGTCGGTGGCGTCGCGGCTAACAATCGCCTCCGCGAGATGCTCAGGATAATGGCCGAGGACAGGGGGGTTAGCTTCTTCGTCCCGCCCTATGACCTGTGCAGAGATAACGGGGCGATGATAGCCTACACGGGGCTCAGAATGTATCTCGGCGGGGTGCGCTTCTCGCTCAATGACACAGTTGTCAAGCAGAAGTTCAGAACCGATGAGGTGGAGGTTGTATGGGACTGA
- the tpiA gene encoding triose-phosphate isomerase encodes MPKLKEPIIAINFKTYAQATGEGALRIAKAAEKVWRETGITIVVAPQLADLYRIAQEVEIPVFAQHIDPIKPGSHTGHVLPEAVKEAGAVGTLLNHSENRMVLADLEAAIRRAEEVGLMTMVCSNNPAVSAAVAALGPDYVAVEPPELIGTGIPVSKAKPEVITNTVELVKRVNPDVKVLTGAGISTGEDVKKALELGSVGVLLASGVTKAKDPEKAIRDLVSLIL; translated from the coding sequence ATGCCCAAGCTGAAGGAACCGATTATAGCGATAAACTTCAAGACCTACGCCCAGGCAACCGGTGAAGGGGCTTTAAGGATAGCCAAGGCGGCAGAGAAGGTGTGGAGGGAAACCGGTATAACCATCGTTGTTGCCCCGCAGCTGGCCGATCTCTATAGAATAGCCCAAGAGGTCGAGATTCCGGTCTTTGCCCAGCACATCGACCCGATAAAGCCCGGAAGCCACACCGGCCACGTTCTGCCGGAGGCCGTGAAGGAAGCCGGAGCGGTGGGAACGCTCCTCAACCACTCAGAGAACAGAATGGTTCTGGCGGATCTTGAGGCGGCCATAAGGCGCGCCGAGGAAGTCGGGCTTATGACGATGGTCTGCTCCAACAATCCAGCCGTTTCGGCGGCAGTTGCCGCCCTCGGCCCGGACTACGTGGCGGTGGAGCCGCCTGAACTGATAGGAACTGGCATTCCGGTCAGCAAGGCGAAGCCGGAAGTCATAACCAACACAGTCGAGCTGGTCAAGAGGGTCAACCCGGACGTCAAGGTCTTAACAGGAGCAGGAATAAGCACCGGCGAGGACGTTAAGAAGGCGTTGGAGCTCGGAAGCGTTGGCGTTCTCCTTGCGAGCGGCGTGACGAAGGCAAAAGACCCGGAGAAGGCGATAAGGGATCTGGTGTCTCTGATTCTCTGA
- a CDS encoding NAD(+) kinase → MKFGIVARRDKKAALKLAYRVYDFLKVSGYDVCVDSETHRHLPEFQEEDVCPLEEFDVDFIIVIGGDGTILRVEHRTRKDIPILGINMGTLGFLTEVEPHEAFFALSKLLEGDYHLDERIKLRTYLNGRNIVPDALNEVAVLTGIPGKIIHLKYYIDGGLADEIRADGLIVSTPTGSTGYAMSVGGPFVDPRLDVMVIAPIAPIALSSRPMIVPSYSEIEIKNIALTREIILAIDGQFYTYLEPGTKITVKLSPRRAKFVRFTREVYPKYTMKIKRKF, encoded by the coding sequence GTGGCCAGAAGGGACAAGAAAGCGGCTCTCAAGCTCGCCTACCGCGTCTACGATTTCCTCAAGGTTAGCGGATACGATGTCTGCGTGGACAGCGAGACCCACAGGCATCTGCCGGAGTTCCAGGAGGAGGACGTCTGTCCCCTCGAGGAATTTGACGTTGACTTCATAATTGTCATAGGCGGCGATGGAACGATACTAAGGGTGGAGCACAGAACCAGAAAGGACATACCCATCCTTGGAATCAACATGGGTACTCTCGGCTTCCTCACCGAGGTCGAGCCTCACGAGGCGTTCTTTGCCCTCAGCAAACTCCTCGAAGGGGACTATCACCTGGACGAGCGCATAAAGCTGAGGACGTACCTGAACGGCAGAAACATCGTTCCAGATGCCCTCAACGAGGTTGCGGTTCTGACCGGAATACCTGGCAAGATAATCCACCTCAAGTACTACATTGACGGGGGTCTTGCCGACGAGATAAGGGCCGACGGACTTATAGTCTCGACACCGACAGGTTCAACAGGCTATGCCATGAGCGTTGGCGGGCCCTTCGTCGACCCTCGGCTGGACGTGATGGTTATTGCCCCGATAGCACCGATAGCCCTCAGCTCCCGCCCGATGATAGTGCCGTCCTACAGCGAGATAGAGATTAAGAACATAGCCCTGACCAGGGAGATAATCCTTGCCATAGATGGGCAGTTTTACACCTACTTAGAGCCTGGAACAAAGATAACAGTGAAGCTCTCCCCGAGGAGGGCCAAGTTCGTGAGGTTCACCCGAGAGGTGTACCCCAAGTACACGATGAAAATCAAGAGGAAGTTCTGA
- a CDS encoding DUF835 domain-containing protein: MGLRVPPLVFVSDVILLLVIGYAAFYALRRINRYEEPLNRFLVVTAFSLLLASIGRLIDVFDDFAVNPESVTPLEGALYFFSIVGITYGLINYIRSVERRIFPLPSGEINGGNLPPGGFLYLGEPDEVFEFLGRCEVPALIVTRSPWKYKEFCERVQTLWITQASESGVGPTKLHVILDSAVKFFQGGGRLVIIDCLEILILYNDFHSVFRFLSTLRDYAVEAGSTVLLLMGKSTVGDRELMMLKREFAPIKDLKELLRTSS; encoded by the coding sequence ATGGGACTGAGGGTACCTCCGTTGGTCTTTGTCTCCGACGTTATCCTCCTGCTGGTTATAGGCTATGCGGCATTCTATGCCCTCAGGCGGATCAACCGCTACGAAGAGCCTCTGAACCGTTTTCTGGTTGTTACGGCTTTTTCCCTCCTGTTGGCATCCATTGGGCGGCTTATTGATGTGTTTGATGACTTTGCTGTCAATCCAGAATCCGTTACACCGCTGGAGGGAGCTCTCTACTTCTTCTCTATAGTTGGGATAACCTACGGCCTCATCAACTACATCCGAAGTGTCGAGCGGAGGATATTCCCCCTTCCGTCCGGCGAGATAAATGGTGGAAACCTCCCACCTGGAGGCTTTCTGTACCTCGGTGAACCCGATGAGGTCTTTGAGTTTCTTGGGAGATGTGAGGTTCCTGCCCTAATAGTGACCAGAAGCCCCTGGAAGTACAAGGAGTTCTGTGAGCGCGTTCAGACCCTCTGGATAACCCAGGCAAGTGAGAGTGGCGTCGGTCCCACGAAGCTCCACGTAATCCTGGACAGTGCAGTGAAGTTCTTCCAGGGCGGTGGAAGGCTGGTTATCATTGACTGTCTTGAGATTCTGATACTCTACAACGACTTCCATTCGGTGTTCCGCTTTCTCTCGACGCTCAGGGACTACGCCGTGGAGGCCGGTTCGACTGTGCTCCTTCTTATGGGCAAGTCGACCGTGGGGGATAGGGAGCTCATGATGCTGAAAAGGGAGTTTGCCCCCATAAAGGATCTGAAGGAACTCCTCAGAACTTCCTCTTGA